In Cyanobium sp. WAJ14-Wanaka, a single genomic region encodes these proteins:
- a CDS encoding histidine phosphatase family protein encodes MLEILLLRHGIAQELQPGLLDHDRALTQPGRLRSRAVVERLIAMELHCQGIFSSSLLRARQTAQIAVEAGLLLPGGQCQIEPGLAPGADARAPGADGWALVQRLRQQVCCDGLALDSRWALVGHEPDLGDLAALLIGAPAGTIPLKKAGIALLQLGPGAAQLRLLMAPRQILAG; translated from the coding sequence CAGCCCGGGCTGCTCGACCACGATCGAGCGCTCACCCAGCCAGGTCGCTTGCGCAGCCGTGCCGTGGTGGAACGGCTAATCGCCATGGAGCTGCACTGCCAAGGCATTTTCAGCAGTTCGCTGCTGCGGGCCAGGCAAACCGCCCAGATTGCAGTGGAGGCTGGCTTGCTGCTGCCCGGGGGCCAGTGCCAAATCGAGCCGGGTTTGGCGCCTGGAGCTGATGCCCGGGCACCAGGCGCAGATGGCTGGGCCCTGGTTCAACGCCTGCGCCAACAGGTTTGCTGTGATGGTTTGGCATTGGACTCCCGCTGGGCCCTGGTGGGCCATGAACCCGACCTGGGCGACCTGGCCGCCCTTCTGATTGGGGCCCCCGCAGGCACCATCCCCCTCAAAAAGGCCGGGATTGCCCTGCTGCAGCTCGGGCCTGGGGCCGCCCAGTTGAGGTTGCTGATGGCACCCAGGCAAATCCTGGCTGGCTAG